Within the Hevea brasiliensis isolate MT/VB/25A 57/8 chromosome 2, ASM3005281v1, whole genome shotgun sequence genome, the region attttcattcattttcttaAGAATCCTCTCAATATCTTCTAAGCAGTTCTTTTCAGCATGGGAATCAATGAGCACATAATAGTCATGAACATTTGGTTGGTAAGATTTTTCACTCAACAAAATTTCAGCTACCTACAAACAAAATAATCAACAGCAACCACATTAAAATAGTGTTCAAAAATAATTAGAGGAAAAAGAGCTCCCATTTACTATCAGTGGCTTCAGCATGAATGGCACTAAATTAGCAGACTGCAAATAAGCCATTTGTTTAGATCACATTTTTGGTCCTGTTCCTTGCAATTATGAGAACTAAAGAACCAGTGTGCTATTTTTCTACTCATATGAACATCAAACAAACAAAAGAATTATGAGAAGATGAGGAGTATCCAACTAATTCCCTTAAAAACAAaagctggaaaaaaaaaaaaaaaaccagcatCTCTTCATCCTCAAGTAGTGTAAATATAAGAAACTTAAAGCACTACACATTAATGGTAGGCATGATTCTGGGGAAAAGAGTTCGGAAATAACAGTCCTTTTGGAAAATTGCAGAAGCAAccagtaaacatggaaaattttCTAATCAACAGAATTCCGCCAAGttataattagaagaagaagaagaagaagaagaagaagaaaaccgaTTCCATTAATATCATGTTATCATAtccaatattaatttttaagaaataaaaaagaaattatttatCCAACAATTAAAAAAGATAAGAGAATAGGCCGGTGTTTTACCTTAAAATATAAGGACATAttcttttctttcaacttatcaaGCAAAGTCAACCAATCAACCCTGCTAGGTTGTAGAAGCTCTACCCATTCAGCCAGCAGTGGGGAAGGGTCATCCTCCTCTCTCAGTGAAAGAATTTTCTCATTGACCAATTTACTTTTACCATGTATTGGCTTAGGTTCCTCGGATGAAATAATCGTCTCAGCAGCTTGAGCCCACTTTGGATCAGAAAGATCAAGTCCATAAATCTTGTATCTTATCTTTCCATGTCTCTTAGGAAGGGATATGAACTTTGGTTTTTCCTCACCCATTATAGCCATTTCACTCATGGTCTCAGCACTCTTGCCATCTGTTTCCTCTTTTTCTTGGGCTCTTTCTTCTTCTCTAAGTTTCTCCAAACTCGCATAAAACTCACTCTCTTCCATCTTTTCACGAGCCCATTTGAATCTGAGCTCTCTCAGCATGTCCGCACGGATACCAATCTCACCAGCAAACCTGCACATTTCCTTTACCTCCTCAGACTGCAAAAAACCCTTCatcttttccttcttcctttccttttccatATCCTCCAGCACTGAATTACTCACTTCCCACACTGTTTTCCACAAATCCTCACTGAAATCCTCTGATGGGATGGCCACTGTGGCACCAAGCATCCGCTCTAGGCTACCCTTTTCCAACTCCGACACAACTTTATCAACTATAATTAAAAGCATACTGTCAATTGTCTGTTTATCACAATCTACATACACTTCAGATAACTTCCCACGCATTATCCACACAAATCGTGATAAGAACTCATTCATGGTTCCATCATCCTCTTCAGAatctttaaaattgaattttggCTTAAAGCTCAATTCTCTTAGCGTAGTTTGTTGAGCAGAGTGCAAGCATCTCTTAAAGAGAAAATTATGTTTTGAGAAATTAGGGCTATGGGCAAGAGTTCGGTCATCAATGCTTGAGGAATAAATGGAAGGAGGGGCAGAGGCTGAAATGGCAGAGAAATCTCTGCTAATACAATATGGGTACATATACAGCAATCTTCCATTGAACCTTGATACGTAGTTTACAGTTTGACTATTAACTAACCGCTTCAAATTCATTTCTCAAATAGACCCCCAAATAAAACACACAGAAGCACTGTCCAGAAGGCAGAGACAGCTCAATCGAGAGTTCAACTATCTGAAATTGAAAAAATGGAAATGAAAAGATGTTAAATTGCTGAGAAATGAAATTGTAACCTCCATTTGATTCTCAATTTCTCGGGAAAATACAACAAACCAACATAGAAATTTGCATCAAAAAGTTCGATACGCTTCCGTTGAACTTAAGAGGCCAAACAGAGAAGAGAAGAGTGCAGCATTACCTGAATGGAGGAGAAGCAATAACCGTGTGTTGCTGGGGCAAGCGGTGAGCGGACAACCAAGATTTGAAGGTTGGAGTGTACGTGTACGCTGCTcttagtggaagaaagctagggctCCAACTCCTAACCAGCGTCGGAGAAACCAGTTTTTTCTTTTCTGGTTTGAAAAAATTGAAAAGCCCGTTGGGCTTGGTCTGCGGGCCCAACTGACATATCTTTTAATTTAGATCTATTTATTACTGAGAATTaggggattttttttttaattaaaaaaatactatctttaataagaaatatttaaactcaaatttatatatttataattttaaatatatatatatatttttattataaatgaatatgaatataaaatatttaatttaaaaattataaaactcgtttttatataaaattaaatttatatcaattttttattatttctctctcTAAATTTGAGAGGGAGAGAGTTCTCTCAATCTCTTTCTTTTTATCAATCGAGCCGAGTGTTTCCCTTTTGATTCCACTTACTTCTCCTGTCCTTTGTTCCAACTTAATGCAAGTAGCTGTACTCGTCTTGGTGTGGGAGTAAATAGGACTTTGTTGTGTTGTTTTTATAAATCTAAAGGACTTTGTGAAAGCTTTTTTAGTTTGATCTATTTGTGGCTTTGGTACGTTGGAGTGgcatgtaaaataatttttaataaatcataaaaattataaatataatgtaAGTCATAAATATAAGATTCAGCTATCACTCTAATAATAGATCTTGATTAAATAAATTCTTACAGATCTAGAAAGTGTACATAATGCAGAATTTAATTGAGCCATTGTAATAATTAAAAGAGACTCATTGATTCAATAAACTAATTTCTTTCTTTTGACCCTTCTTAATTCATACACCAAATTTTAGTGATTGAAGACTTTTTTAAGATAACCATAATATTTCTAACTTTATGAAAGATCATGTGTGTGACCTTATATAAGAGGatcaacttatatatatatatatatatatattattctgttATGGCACTTGGTACGAATGtgtttgaaataaaataattatcttattttaatttccgtaaataaaaaattatgaacAGATGTGTTTGTTAACAAATAAATGTATCTGTTAATAAATAGACATGTCAATTCAATACAAATGTCGTAACTGTTTGTATAGCTGTCTGTTGATAAACAGACATATCTATTTTATACAAaaagtcacaactatttgtataggtgtctgttgaTAAATAGACATATCTATTTTATACAAaagtcacaactgtttgtataggtgtctgttaataaatagacatatctattacacaaacagttgtatctattagAGATAGACAAATGTGTCTATATAGAAAATATGCCATGGcttttcattttttataaatatggatgagtttttcaatccaAATATATACTACTTTTatttcttattcttcttcttctcttatgCTCTCtctaaagatagtgattcatcacgccttaAAACCTATTTTACACCCGTTGCTtcaacaattttaaggtattaatcgcaATGGAGTCCAAGGCTGTTTCCATGATAAATCAAGAGTTCGTGAAACTTGATCGTTTTGATAGGACAAACTATATTCTCTAGAAAGACAAGATGCTATTCTTACTCACCACATTGAAGATTTCTTATATACTTAATCCAAGTTTGCTTTCCATTTCACCACCAACTCTAGAAGATTATGAACAAGTGAAAGCGGATCAGGACAAacatgaagaagatgaattgttaTGCAGatgtcatattcttaacaacttgtcAGATAGACTGTGTGATCTATTTACTTCTGTCAAGTCTCCAATAGAAATATATAAATCATTGGAGTTCAAATACAACTCAGAAAAATAAGGTGTGGATAAATTTCTCGTCataaaatattttgaattctaaatGGTTGATAATATATCTGTTATGGATCAAGTCTATGAGTTACATGTTCTTATTTCAAAACTTAAAGATTTGAA harbors:
- the LOC110638096 gene encoding pentatricopeptide repeat-containing protein At2g32630 isoform X2 yields the protein MNLKRLVNSQTVNYVSRFNGRLLYMYPYCISRDFSAISASAPPSIYSSSIDDRTLAHSPNFSKHNFLFKRCLHSAQQTTLRELSFKPKFNFKDSEEDDGTMNEFLSRFVWIMRGKLSEVYVDCDKQTIDSMLLIIVDKVVSELEKGSLERMLGATVAIPSEDFSEDLWKTVWEVSNSVLEDMEKERKKEKMKGFLQSEEVKEMCRFAGEIGIRADMLRELRFKWAREKMEESEFYASLEKLREEERAQEKEETDGKSAETMSEMAIMGEEKPKFISLPKRHGKIRYKIYGLDLSDPKWAQAAETIISSEEPKPIHGKSKLVNEKILSLREEDDPSPLLAEWVELLQPSRVDWLTLLDKLKEKNMSLYFKVAEILLSEKSYQPNVHDYYVLIDSHAEKNCLEDIERILKKMNENGIQPDILIAKALAHLHCKVGNPDRAKAIFEGLRSNGFKQDMTVYNTMIMAYVNAGQPKVGESLMREMEAEDMKPTEEICMALLRSFAQRGDVGGAGRIATTMQFTGFQPNLESCALLVEAHAQAGDPDQARSNFNYMIKVGHRPDDRCTAIMIAAYEKKNWLDKALDLLLQLEKDVFEPGPATCTVLVDWLGKLQLVDEAEQLLGKISEQGETPPFKIHISLCDMYARAGIEKKALQALGVLESKKEQLGSDDFERVINGLIAGGFVQDAHRVHGLMEAQGFTASEHLKVALMASQAFSRR
- the LOC110638096 gene encoding pentatricopeptide repeat-containing protein At2g32630 isoform X1 produces the protein MNLKRLVNSQTVNYVSRFNGRLLYMYPYCISRDFSAISASAPPSIYSSSIDDRTLAHSPNFSKHNFLFKRCLHSAQQTTLRELSFKPKFNFKDSEEDDGTMNEFLSRFVWIMRGKLSEVYVDCDKQTIDSMLLIIVDKVVSELEKGSLERMLGATVAIPSEDFSEDLWKTVWEVSNSVLEDMEKERKKEKMKGFLQSEEVKEMCRFAGEIGIRADMLRELRFKWAREKMEESEFYASLEKLREEERAQEKEETDGKSAETMSEMAIMGEEKPKFISLPKRHGKIRYKIYGLDLSDPKWAQAAETIISSEEPKPIHGKSKLVNEKILSLREEDDPSPLLAEWVELLQPSRVDWLTLLDKLKEKNMSLYFKVAEILLSEKSYQPNVHDYYVLIDSHAEKNCLEDIERILKKMNENGIQPDILIAKALAHLHCKVGNPDRAKAIFEGLRSNGFKQDMTVYNTMIMAYVNAGQPKVGESLMREMEAEDMKPTEEICMALLRSFAQRGDVGGAGRIATTMQFTGFQPNLESCALLVEAHAQAGDPDQARSNFNYMIKVGHRPDDRCTAIMIAAYEKKNWLDKALDLLLQLEKDVFEPGPATCTVLVDWLGKLQLVDEAEQLLGKISEQGETPPFKIHISLCDMYARAGIEKKALQALGVLESKKEQLGSDDFERVINGLIAGGFVQDAHRVHGLMEAQGFTASEHLKVALMASQAFSRRIKYTS